GATCGCGGCGCTCGAGGCCGCGGCGGCTCCACCGGCTCCGGCGCCTGCTCCGGCGGCACTGCCGGCGGCAGCGGTTCCGCCGGCCGAACTGGCCGCGCTTCCGGCTCCGGCGCTGCCGCCGAATCCGAGCTTGGCTCCGAGGGCTGCCTTGAGCGCGAGCAGCGGACCGACCGGAACGAGCATTGCCAAAACTTTGGTGTCGGAGCGCAGCTGCTTGCGGAACTCCGAGCATTCCTCGCAGCCACGCACGTGACGGCGGACCGGGCCGGTGGCCTTGGCCAGGCCTTCGGCGGCCTCGGCGAGCTCGACCCGGACTTCGCCACAGGTGAGCATGCGGGCCTGGCTGGCTTCGGCCAGGGAGATCCGGGCCCGGACCAGCAGAGACTTGACCGAAGGCACAGTGGTGTCCATGGCTTCAGCGATCTCTTCATAAGAAAGTGCGTCGATTTCCCGGAGCAGCAATGCGGCGCGCTGCGTTTCGGGAAGCTTGGTGACGTCGTTGAGCAGCTGGCGGAATTCCTCGCGGTTGTGGACCTTTTCCGCGGTTCCGCCTTCGACGGTCAT
The nucleotide sequence above comes from Thermoleophilia bacterium. Encoded proteins:
- a CDS encoding sigma-70 family RNA polymerase sigma factor, whose translation is MEASALSHAARRGLLTRKSPLLKLKGDEQLIALVRSGNSGAFDIIVDRYQARLLGFCRQMIGSTEDAEDVLQEVFVNAYKAMIADNREINLRPWLYRIARNRSLNHLRKPKADAQESMDMVPMTVEGGTAEKVHNREEFRQLLNDVTKLPETQRAALLLREIDALSYEEIAEAMDTTVPSVKSLLVRARISLAEASQARMLTCGEVRVELAEAAEGLAKATGPVRRHVRGCEECSEFRKQLRSDTKVLAMLVPVGPLLALKAALGAKLGFGGSAGAGSAASSAGGTAAAGSAAGAGAGAGGAAAASSAAI